Proteins from one Corynebacterium epidermidicanis genomic window:
- a CDS encoding TetR/AcrR family transcriptional regulator, with protein sequence MRADALARRQRIISAARELLTTMPDMASLEAVAKRAGVGIATLYRNFPDRTSLLSTIVEELFGQISALQTETLANMPTEPAAAWEHYARGLIDLGLAPLASSYTAEMVANFHPDMVRLRDAVLSANDEIITLAQKSGQVSEHVTGAFFIRGLLSVARPHHKSVFHLDDEFTNTLVGVFLCGLKNFKS encoded by the coding sequence ATGCGCGCCGATGCTCTAGCCCGTCGCCAACGCATCATCTCTGCAGCCCGCGAACTATTAACCACCATGCCGGACATGGCCAGCTTGGAGGCCGTGGCTAAGCGAGCCGGCGTGGGCATAGCCACTTTGTACCGCAACTTCCCCGATCGCACCTCGCTCCTCTCCACCATTGTCGAGGAGCTTTTCGGGCAAATTTCGGCTCTACAGACTGAAACCCTAGCCAACATGCCCACCGAGCCAGCCGCCGCCTGGGAGCATTACGCGCGCGGGCTTATCGACCTGGGCCTAGCCCCTCTCGCCTCGTCTTATACCGCGGAAATGGTAGCCAATTTCCACCCAGACATGGTCCGGCTTCGCGACGCAGTATTGTCCGCGAACGACGAGATCATTACCCTTGCGCAAAAGTCGGGCCAAGTTTCCGAACATGTCACTGGCGCGTTCTTTATTCGCGGACTTCTCTCAGTTGCCCGCCCGCACCACAAGTCGGTATTCCATCTCGACGATGAGTTCACAAACACGCTGGTCGGCGTCTTTTTGTGCGGGCTTAAGAACTTTAAGAGCTAA
- a CDS encoding LLM class flavin-dependent oxidoreductase, producing MQFGVFTIGDVTTDPTTGKTPTEAERIQAMTAIALKAEEVGLDVFATGEHHNPPFVPSSPTTHLGYIAAKTENLILSTSTTLITTNDPVKIAEDFAFLQHLSGGRVDLMMGRGNTGPVYPWFGKDIRDGIPLAVENYHLLRRLWREEVVNWSGKYRTPLQGYTSTPAPLDGVAPFVWHGSIRSVEIAEQAGFYGDGFFHNNIFWNKEHTAKMVNIYRNRFAKYGHGQPDQAIVGLGGQVFIGDSEAEAKKFFRPYFDNAPVYGHGPSLEEFTELTPLTVGTREQVIERTMQFADWVGDYQRQLFLIDHAGLPLEVVLNQIEILGKDVVPELRRRMEARRPEHVPSDPPTHSFLKSHPEHPHFQVMPGKES from the coding sequence ATGCAATTCGGAGTTTTCACCATCGGTGACGTCACCACCGATCCAACCACCGGAAAGACCCCCACCGAAGCCGAGCGCATCCAAGCGATGACCGCTATTGCGTTGAAGGCCGAGGAAGTTGGGCTGGATGTTTTTGCCACCGGCGAGCACCACAACCCACCATTCGTTCCTTCCTCCCCGACCACACACTTGGGCTACATCGCGGCTAAGACCGAAAACCTCATCCTTTCGACGTCTACCACGCTGATCACCACGAACGATCCAGTAAAGATTGCCGAGGACTTCGCTTTCTTGCAGCACCTCTCCGGCGGTCGTGTTGACTTGATGATGGGTCGCGGCAACACCGGCCCGGTTTACCCATGGTTCGGCAAAGATATCCGCGATGGCATTCCACTGGCCGTGGAAAACTACCACTTGCTGCGTCGCTTGTGGCGCGAGGAAGTGGTCAACTGGAGTGGCAAGTACCGCACGCCACTGCAGGGCTACACGTCTACCCCTGCTCCACTCGATGGAGTCGCACCGTTCGTGTGGCATGGCTCGATCCGCTCGGTGGAAATCGCAGAACAAGCTGGTTTCTACGGCGACGGCTTCTTCCACAACAACATCTTCTGGAATAAAGAGCACACGGCCAAGATGGTCAACATCTACCGAAACCGCTTTGCCAAGTACGGCCATGGGCAGCCAGATCAGGCCATCGTTGGCCTGGGTGGCCAGGTGTTCATTGGCGACTCTGAGGCGGAAGCCAAGAAGTTCTTCCGTCCATACTTCGACAATGCACCGGTTTATGGCCATGGACCAAGCTTGGAGGAATTCACCGAGCTCACCCCACTGACCGTGGGCACCCGCGAACAGGTCATCGAACGCACCATGCAGTTCGCTGACTGGGTTGGCGATTACCAGCGCCAACTCTTCCTCATCGATCACGCTGGTCTGCCACTCGAAGTAGTCTTGAACCAGATCGAGATCCTGGGCAAGGACGTGGTCCCAGAACTGCGTCGCCGGATGGAAGCACGCCGCCCAGAGCACGTGCCATCTGATCCACCGACCCACTCCTTCCTCAAGTCACACCCAGAGCACCCTCACTTTCAAGTAATGCCAGGCAAGGAGAGCTAA
- a CDS encoding FMN reductase, translating to MRQVVIVSAGLSNPSTTKSLADQLGNTIRAAVSARGEAVEITHVELRLLATDLATALVTGGTLSPNLSAALDAVVEADGLVAVTPVFSASYSGLFKMFFDVLDREALVGKPTLLAATAGTARHSLVLDFAMRPLFSYLKANVMPTAVFAATEDFGGEHSRELQGRIQRAAAEFAPAVLAERTSVGGLGGVLADRKATASSGGFEALLSQHMG from the coding sequence ATGCGTCAGGTTGTAATTGTTTCTGCCGGATTATCGAACCCATCGACGACTAAGTCGCTGGCAGATCAGCTTGGCAACACCATTCGGGCGGCGGTATCTGCCCGCGGTGAAGCAGTGGAGATCACGCATGTCGAACTGCGACTGCTCGCAACTGATCTAGCCACCGCACTCGTCACCGGAGGCACCTTGTCGCCGAACCTCAGCGCTGCGTTGGATGCTGTGGTGGAGGCCGATGGCCTGGTTGCCGTAACCCCGGTGTTCTCCGCCAGCTACTCCGGCCTGTTCAAGATGTTCTTCGACGTGTTGGATCGAGAGGCGCTCGTCGGCAAGCCGACGCTGCTGGCAGCCACTGCCGGCACGGCACGCCATTCCCTGGTGTTGGATTTTGCGATGCGCCCACTGTTTTCCTACCTAAAGGCCAACGTCATGCCGACGGCTGTCTTCGCTGCTACGGAGGATTTCGGTGGCGAGCATAGCCGTGAACTCCAGGGTCGAATTCAGCGTGCCGCTGCTGAATTCGCTCCGGCTGTGCTTGCTGAACGCACGTCTGTAGGCGGCTTGGGTGGAGTACTCGCGGATCGCAAAGCGACAGCTTCCTCGGGCGGTTTCGAAGCATTGCTCTCCCAACATATGGGGTAG
- a CDS encoding L-serine ammonia-lyase: MTISAIDLFSIGIGPSSSHTVGPMRAARRYILEHPTKKLHVELRGSLAATGKGHGTDRAVVLGLLGYEPHNVDPQAEPAPGADIPTHSTLENGIELEIIFDSKALPQHPNGMIFRDTTPGEPANEVQFFSVGGGFILSAEELAEQEKDGGLGSGAATTKRGDDVPYYFTTGARLISLCHKYDKSVSEIMLANEIALHDEAKINEHLDNVWHTMKECAENGIKTTGILPGGLNVARRAPHIYQHLMDHKSLQEGDALRAMEWVNLYALAVNEENAAGGRVVTAPTNGAAGIIPAVLHYCRDFVEGFDDAQARKFLLAAAAVGVIIKENASISGAEVGCQGEVGSAASMAAAGLCEVLGGTPEQVANAAEIALEHNLGLTCDPVAGLVQIPCIERNAIAAVQAINSARLARLGTGIHHVSLDDCVRTMAATGRDMLDKYKETSTGGLAVNIGLPMNHTFC; this comes from the coding sequence ATGACGATTAGCGCGATTGACCTGTTTAGTATTGGCATTGGCCCCTCCTCCTCGCACACCGTCGGCCCTATGCGGGCTGCACGACGCTACATCTTGGAACATCCGACCAAGAAGCTGCACGTAGAACTGCGTGGTTCGCTCGCAGCAACCGGTAAAGGCCACGGCACCGACCGCGCCGTGGTCCTAGGGTTGCTCGGCTACGAGCCCCACAACGTTGATCCGCAGGCCGAGCCTGCGCCTGGCGCAGACATTCCTACCCATTCCACCCTGGAAAACGGTATCGAGCTAGAGATCATCTTCGATTCGAAAGCCCTGCCTCAGCACCCCAACGGCATGATTTTCCGCGACACGACACCCGGCGAACCCGCCAATGAGGTGCAGTTCTTCTCGGTAGGTGGCGGCTTTATTCTGTCCGCCGAGGAACTCGCGGAGCAAGAAAAGGATGGTGGACTGGGCTCGGGCGCAGCCACCACCAAGCGTGGCGACGACGTCCCCTACTACTTCACCACCGGTGCCCGACTCATCTCACTGTGCCACAAGTACGACAAGTCAGTCTCGGAAATCATGCTCGCCAACGAGATTGCGCTGCACGACGAAGCCAAGATCAACGAGCATCTAGATAACGTGTGGCACACGATGAAGGAATGTGCGGAAAACGGCATTAAGACCACCGGGATTCTGCCAGGTGGCCTGAATGTCGCGCGACGCGCCCCGCACATTTACCAGCATCTCATGGATCACAAGTCGCTCCAGGAAGGCGATGCCCTTCGCGCCATGGAGTGGGTCAACCTCTATGCACTGGCAGTCAACGAGGAAAACGCAGCTGGTGGACGAGTTGTCACCGCTCCCACCAATGGTGCGGCCGGAATCATTCCGGCTGTGCTGCATTATTGCCGTGATTTCGTCGAAGGCTTCGACGATGCCCAGGCGCGTAAATTCCTGCTGGCAGCAGCTGCTGTTGGTGTCATCATCAAGGAAAACGCCTCTATTTCCGGCGCTGAGGTCGGTTGCCAGGGCGAGGTTGGCTCCGCCGCCTCGATGGCAGCTGCCGGCCTATGTGAGGTTTTGGGTGGCACTCCGGAGCAGGTTGCCAATGCTGCGGAGATCGCGCTGGAACACAACCTGGGCCTCACGTGCGACCCGGTAGCGGGCCTGGTGCAGATCCCATGTATCGAGCGCAACGCCATCGCCGCAGTGCAAGCGATCAACTCGGCCCGCTTGGCTCGACTAGGCACAGGTATTCACCACGTCTCGTTGGATGACTGTGTGCGCACCATGGCGGCCACCGGCCGGGACATGCTGGACAAGTACAAAGAGACCTCTACTGGTGGCCTCGCTGTAAACATCGGACTACCGATGAACCACACGTTCTGCTAG
- the hisS gene encoding histidine--tRNA ligase: protein MTTSRKFQPFQAPKGVPDYVPPVSPEFLAVRDGFAHQAHLAGYEHIELPIFEETGLFARGVGESTDVVSKEMYTFADRGDRSVTLRPEGTAGVMRAVIEHGLDRGQLPVKLTYAGPFFRYERPQAGRYRQLQQVGVEAIGIDDPALDAEVIALADRCFSSIGLTGYRLELTSLGDDTCRPAYREKLQEFLFKLPLDEETRRRADINPLRVLDDKRPEMKELLVDAPLMLDHLSDAARAHFDTVLAHLDDMGVAYEINPRMVRGLDYYNKTTFEFVHDGLGAQSGIGGGGRYDGLMAQLGGQELSGVGFGLGVDRALLALQAEQKQAASGARVSVYGVAMGAAAKRRMVTIINELRQAGISADMAYGERGLKGAMKGADRAGARFALVLGDRELEANSIACKDLSAHEQRDVALDEVVAELRRALD, encoded by the coding sequence GTGACTACCTCTCGAAAGTTTCAGCCGTTCCAGGCGCCCAAAGGCGTACCTGACTATGTGCCACCAGTGTCTCCAGAGTTCCTAGCTGTGCGCGATGGCTTTGCGCATCAGGCCCACCTGGCGGGCTACGAGCATATCGAGCTGCCGATCTTCGAGGAAACCGGCTTGTTTGCCCGAGGAGTCGGGGAGTCTACCGACGTGGTGAGCAAAGAGATGTACACCTTCGCCGATCGTGGAGACCGCAGCGTCACCTTGCGTCCAGAGGGCACCGCTGGCGTTATGCGTGCGGTGATCGAACACGGGCTGGATCGTGGTCAGCTGCCGGTAAAGCTCACCTACGCTGGTCCGTTCTTCCGTTACGAACGACCTCAGGCAGGGCGCTATCGCCAGCTCCAGCAAGTTGGTGTCGAAGCCATCGGCATCGATGATCCAGCCTTGGACGCCGAGGTGATCGCCCTAGCTGACCGGTGCTTTAGCAGCATTGGACTCACCGGCTACCGGCTGGAGCTCACCAGCCTTGGCGACGACACCTGCCGCCCCGCCTACCGTGAAAAGCTGCAGGAGTTCCTCTTCAAGCTGCCGTTGGACGAGGAAACGCGCCGTCGCGCAGATATCAACCCGCTGCGCGTTCTCGATGACAAGCGCCCAGAAATGAAAGAGCTCCTCGTTGATGCTCCCCTGATGCTCGATCATCTCTCCGACGCCGCTCGCGCCCACTTTGACACCGTGCTCGCGCACCTCGACGACATGGGCGTTGCCTACGAGATCAACCCTCGCATGGTGCGTGGCCTGGACTACTACAACAAGACCACCTTTGAGTTTGTTCACGACGGGCTCGGTGCCCAGTCCGGCATCGGTGGCGGCGGCCGCTACGACGGCCTCATGGCGCAACTCGGTGGCCAAGAGCTCTCTGGAGTCGGGTTCGGGCTCGGCGTTGACCGCGCCTTGTTGGCTCTGCAAGCCGAACAGAAGCAGGCTGCCAGTGGCGCGCGCGTCTCAGTGTACGGCGTGGCGATGGGAGCTGCGGCGAAACGACGCATGGTGACGATCATCAACGAACTTCGCCAAGCTGGGATCTCCGCCGACATGGCCTACGGCGAACGAGGTCTGAAGGGCGCAATGAAGGGCGCTGACCGCGCTGGGGCGCGTTTCGCATTGGTTCTCGGCGACCGGGAATTGGAAGCTAATTCGATCGCTTGCAAGGATCTCTCCGCGCATGAGCAGCGAGACGTAGCACTTGATGAGGTCGTCGCTGAGCTGCGGCGGGCACTAGATTAG
- a CDS encoding MBL fold metallo-hydrolase yields MELMGFASGPYQTNCYVLADNGACVVIDPGMNTVHPLLTMFEDKQLRLESIVLTHGHIDHTRDAGELAQRFGVNVYIHPADEFMLSDGKGVSLQTQELFDAKNMTAIPNPQHLNHGETVTLLGVEFEIRHAPGHSPGCVLLVAPTLQLCFSGDVLFKGSIGRTDLADSNHDDMLESLRSQVLTLPDELAVLPGHGPDTTIRAERMTNPFLQSLR; encoded by the coding sequence ATGGAATTGATGGGTTTTGCCTCCGGACCGTACCAAACTAACTGTTATGTGCTCGCCGACAACGGCGCCTGCGTGGTCATCGACCCGGGCATGAACACCGTGCATCCGCTGCTGACGATGTTTGAGGACAAACAATTGCGTCTGGAGTCCATCGTGCTCACCCACGGACACATCGACCACACGCGCGACGCCGGCGAACTCGCCCAGCGGTTTGGCGTCAACGTCTACATCCACCCAGCCGACGAATTCATGCTCAGCGACGGCAAGGGAGTAAGCCTGCAGACCCAAGAGCTTTTCGACGCCAAGAACATGACCGCCATCCCGAACCCACAACACTTGAACCATGGCGAAACAGTGACCCTGCTGGGGGTAGAGTTCGAAATCCGGCACGCCCCCGGGCATTCTCCAGGTTGTGTGCTGCTGGTAGCGCCTACGCTGCAGCTGTGCTTCTCGGGTGACGTATTGTTTAAGGGATCGATCGGCCGAACGGATCTGGCCGACTCAAATCACGACGACATGCTGGAATCGCTGCGCAGCCAAGTTCTCACTCTTCCGGACGAGCTGGCTGTGCTACCAGGTCACGGCCCCGACACCACCATCCGGGCGGAGCGGATGACTAACCCGTTCCTGCAGTCATTGCGGTAG
- a CDS encoding peptidylprolyl isomerase, giving the protein MSSNKERRQEAMRALDRELKSRDRAEKAKPLGVVAMAAVVILALVGGIWFAATRTNEPDAPQAQSTEASSTKAPEVKPLAMKRTTALPETVSCEYQDAGTAAKAVTKPTKTEGVSTTGEVKVSLDTTAGPIDLTLDRSASPCTVNAIEHLAYNGYYDNTVCHRITTQGIYVLQCGDPSGTGSGGPGFQFKNEYPTDEMGGTSQVVYPRGSIAMANAGADTNGSQFFLNYQDSPLAANYTYFGKISDAGLATLDKVAAAGTKNGGGDGAPATEVKINSAKLG; this is encoded by the coding sequence ATGTCTTCAAACAAGGAACGTCGCCAAGAGGCGATGCGGGCGCTCGACCGTGAGCTGAAGAGCCGGGACCGGGCAGAGAAAGCCAAGCCTCTCGGCGTGGTAGCGATGGCAGCGGTAGTCATCCTCGCCCTGGTGGGCGGAATCTGGTTTGCGGCCACCCGCACCAACGAACCAGATGCGCCTCAGGCACAATCAACCGAGGCCAGCTCTACGAAGGCTCCAGAAGTCAAACCCCTGGCTATGAAGCGCACAACTGCCCTGCCAGAGACCGTTTCTTGTGAATACCAAGACGCAGGTACCGCAGCAAAAGCAGTCACGAAACCAACGAAGACCGAAGGCGTTTCGACGACCGGCGAAGTGAAAGTCTCCCTTGACACCACTGCTGGCCCAATCGACCTCACGCTCGATCGTTCGGCCTCCCCTTGCACCGTCAATGCCATCGAGCACCTGGCGTACAACGGCTACTACGACAACACGGTCTGCCACCGCATAACGACGCAGGGAATCTACGTTCTGCAATGTGGCGATCCATCCGGCACAGGTTCTGGTGGCCCCGGGTTCCAATTCAAGAACGAGTACCCCACCGATGAAATGGGAGGCACCTCCCAGGTCGTCTACCCACGTGGCTCTATCGCCATGGCAAACGCCGGTGCAGACACAAACGGGTCTCAGTTCTTCCTGAACTACCAGGACTCCCCACTGGCGGCTAACTACACCTACTTCGGCAAGATCTCGGATGCTGGATTAGCCACCTTGGACAAGGTCGCCGCAGCCGGCACCAAGAACGGTGGCGGCGATGGTGCGCCTGCCACCGAAGTTAAGATCAATTCGGCCAAATTAGGCTAA
- a CDS encoding bifunctional metallophosphatase/5'-nucleotidase: protein MTRTSTAAAAALAVGVAMTPAAHAQSAPVEFNIAGITDFHGHISKQAAKDGKVLEPGAAMLACMLPKAADGKPQLFVSSGDNIGGSAFNSALLKDEPTLRALNAMGLVASAVGNHEFDAGYADLAGRVTDIAEFPYLGANVYGESPDLPAYSIQEVNDVKVAFVGTVTETTKDKVSPAGIVGIDFGEPNAATNEAAKKLKESGEADVVVALIHEGFRTPEMFNEFVDIAMAGDSHLIDNQVITRKDGSKFALVQAGHYGKGLADLDITFDPTSKKITNIASKVYSTDEIAAACAATPDAQVAALVADAESKAAEEGNKEVAQLTSDFYRGSNNGTVKEAGSNRGVESTISNMIAEAAKQGIANTTSVKPDLGVMNPGGVRADLLKGAVTYAEAFAAQPFGNEISYTTLTGADIVQVLEQQWRPDNAERPMLALGWSDNLTYTYDPDAPQGKRVTSVLIDGKPIDLTKNYIVAGSTFLLQGGDGFSALGNEKTVLPNTGQMDVQVLIDYLEANKDLAPRASQNGVGVHLESTPTAGKPLKIDLSSLIYTVGDPAKTVTVKLGDVEETANIDPAYEAGLPGAGKATVELTVPQDIESPATLVITTDAGTKVELPIEIEAAVKKPAGSTSGSTTGSTGSSTSSAGSSLGGGILALFGLTAVIVGMFHHLNPALIANFMNHAACASSRCLEAVNSLLMLDWVY, encoded by the coding sequence TTGACCCGCACTTCAACTGCTGCCGCCGCAGCTCTCGCTGTTGGCGTGGCGATGACTCCCGCCGCACACGCACAGTCCGCACCGGTGGAGTTCAACATCGCTGGTATCACTGATTTCCACGGTCACATCTCTAAGCAAGCTGCTAAAGACGGAAAAGTACTAGAGCCTGGTGCCGCGATGCTGGCTTGTATGCTGCCAAAGGCTGCCGATGGCAAGCCTCAGCTTTTCGTTTCTTCGGGTGACAACATCGGTGGATCCGCGTTCAACTCGGCACTGCTCAAGGACGAGCCAACATTGCGAGCCCTCAACGCTATGGGCTTGGTTGCTTCCGCGGTAGGCAACCATGAGTTCGATGCTGGCTACGCAGATCTCGCTGGTCGTGTAACCGACATCGCAGAGTTCCCATACCTTGGCGCAAACGTCTATGGCGAGAGCCCAGATCTCCCTGCTTACTCCATCCAGGAAGTCAATGACGTAAAGGTCGCTTTCGTCGGTACCGTAACCGAAACCACGAAGGACAAGGTTTCTCCTGCCGGGATCGTGGGCATCGACTTTGGTGAGCCAAACGCTGCCACCAACGAAGCTGCGAAAAAGCTCAAGGAATCCGGCGAGGCTGACGTGGTAGTTGCACTGATCCACGAGGGCTTCCGTACCCCAGAGATGTTCAATGAATTCGTGGACATCGCCATGGCTGGCGACTCTCACTTGATTGACAACCAGGTGATCACTCGTAAGGACGGCTCCAAGTTCGCGCTGGTACAGGCCGGTCACTACGGCAAGGGCCTAGCCGACCTGGATATCACTTTTGATCCGACTTCCAAGAAGATCACCAACATCGCTTCCAAGGTCTACAGCACCGACGAAATCGCAGCAGCCTGTGCTGCGACACCGGATGCTCAGGTCGCAGCTCTCGTAGCAGATGCCGAGAGCAAGGCAGCCGAAGAAGGCAACAAGGAAGTAGCGCAACTGACCAGCGACTTCTACCGCGGATCGAATAACGGTACCGTCAAGGAAGCTGGCAGCAACCGCGGTGTCGAATCGACGATTTCCAACATGATCGCCGAAGCCGCGAAGCAGGGTATCGCCAACACCACGAGCGTCAAACCTGACCTGGGTGTAATGAACCCAGGTGGTGTTCGTGCTGACCTGCTTAAGGGTGCAGTCACTTACGCAGAGGCCTTTGCCGCCCAGCCTTTCGGCAACGAGATTTCCTACACCACCCTCACCGGTGCCGACATTGTCCAGGTCTTGGAGCAGCAGTGGAGGCCAGATAATGCTGAACGCCCAATGTTGGCACTAGGCTGGTCCGATAACTTAACCTACACCTACGATCCGGACGCCCCACAGGGCAAGCGCGTCACCAGCGTGCTTATCGACGGCAAGCCAATCGACCTCACCAAGAACTACATCGTTGCGGGTTCGACCTTCCTGCTCCAGGGCGGCGATGGCTTCAGCGCACTCGGCAACGAAAAAACCGTCTTGCCAAACACCGGACAGATGGATGTCCAGGTACTCATCGATTACCTCGAAGCCAACAAGGACCTTGCGCCACGTGCTAGCCAGAACGGCGTCGGTGTGCACCTTGAAAGCACCCCAACTGCTGGCAAGCCTTTGAAGATCGACCTTTCTTCCCTGATTTACACCGTGGGTGATCCAGCAAAGACTGTGACGGTCAAGCTGGGCGATGTGGAAGAAACCGCAAACATCGACCCGGCTTACGAGGCAGGTTTGCCTGGAGCTGGCAAGGCCACTGTCGAGCTGACGGTTCCTCAGGACATCGAAAGCCCAGCTACGCTGGTCATCACCACCGATGCTGGCACCAAGGTTGAGCTTCCTATCGAAATCGAAGCGGCAGTGAAGAAGCCTGCTGGCTCGACCTCAGGCAGCACTACGGGCAGCACCGGTTCTTCGACCTCCTCTGCGGGATCTTCTTTGGGCGGTGGCATTCTGGCTCTGTTCGGCCTCACCGCAGTAATCGTTGGTATGTTCCATCACCTCAACCCGGCGTTGATCGCTAACTTCATGAACCACGCTGCCTGCGCCAGTTCGCGATGCCTTGAAGCCGTTAATTCGCTTCTAATGCTGGACTGGGTGTATTAA
- a CDS encoding RelA/SpoT family protein, whose product MADRKQQKQQVNMRSVSARLARSLTGGGKPKVDPVLSPLLSIHRQFHPKADGAVLQRAYNTAERLHEGVFRKSGDPYITHPLAVATIAAEIGMDTTTLVAALLHDTVEDTDYSVEQLSEEFGTEVARLVDGVTKLDKVALGAAAEAETIRKMIVAMSQDPRVLVIKVADRLHNMRTMRFLPPEKQAKKARQTLEVIAPLAHRLGMASVKWELEDLSFAILYPKKYDEIVRLVADRSPSRDRYLQEIIQAVSATLKENHIEAEVMGRPKHYWSIYQKMIVRGRDFDEIFDLVGIRILVDNIHNCYAAIGAVHALYNAMPGRFKDYISAPRFGVYKSLHTTVMGPGGKPLEVQVRTHEMHYNAEYGIAAHWRYKETKGSHSGDQQEVDQIAWMRQLLDWQKEAADPNEFLDSLRYDLSAKQIFAFTPKGDVINLPVNSTPVDFAYAVHTEVGHRCIGAKVNGKLVALESQLKNGDRVEIFTSKDLNAGPSQDWQKFVVSPRAKAKIRQWFAKERREESLEVGRDALAAEIQRGGLPKHRLLNAHSMKELAALLNYADVDALYTAIGEGQISAKHVVEQLTSLFGSEDDAQDALVARAPFSEIVQAKSAARSQASEGSGILVQGSPDVMAKLAKCCMPVPGDEIFGFVTRGGGVSVHRADCTNATKLREEPQRLIDVAWGVEGSSVFSANLQLEALDRQGLLLEITRVINEERLTTTALNIHTADDRVAIAKFTFEVSDTKQLGALMTRLRNIEGVFDVYRLTSGG is encoded by the coding sequence ATGGCAGATCGCAAGCAGCAGAAGCAGCAAGTTAACATGCGTAGCGTTTCTGCACGGCTGGCTCGCAGCCTCACCGGCGGTGGCAAACCAAAAGTCGACCCGGTTTTGAGCCCGTTGCTCTCGATTCACCGCCAGTTCCACCCCAAAGCCGACGGCGCCGTGTTGCAGCGTGCCTACAACACGGCTGAGCGCCTGCATGAGGGCGTGTTTCGCAAGTCCGGCGATCCGTACATTACTCACCCGCTCGCTGTGGCGACCATCGCTGCGGAAATTGGTATGGACACCACTACTTTGGTGGCCGCGTTGCTGCACGACACCGTCGAAGACACGGACTATTCAGTTGAGCAGCTGTCTGAGGAATTTGGCACCGAGGTTGCTCGGCTTGTCGACGGCGTGACGAAGCTCGACAAGGTCGCGCTAGGAGCTGCGGCGGAGGCCGAGACGATCCGCAAGATGATTGTGGCGATGTCCCAAGACCCTAGGGTGTTGGTGATCAAGGTGGCCGACCGCCTACACAACATGCGTACTATGCGTTTCCTGCCGCCTGAAAAGCAAGCAAAGAAAGCGCGCCAAACTCTCGAAGTGATCGCTCCGCTGGCGCACCGATTGGGTATGGCTTCGGTGAAGTGGGAGCTTGAAGACCTCTCTTTTGCTATCTTGTACCCTAAGAAGTATGACGAGATCGTGCGCCTGGTGGCGGACCGTTCCCCATCGCGCGACCGCTACCTGCAGGAAATCATCCAAGCGGTATCCGCGACGCTGAAAGAAAACCACATTGAGGCCGAAGTGATGGGCCGGCCGAAGCACTACTGGTCGATCTATCAAAAGATGATCGTGCGCGGTCGTGACTTTGATGAGATTTTCGACCTCGTCGGCATCCGAATTCTGGTGGATAATATCCATAACTGCTACGCCGCCATTGGTGCTGTTCACGCGTTGTATAACGCCATGCCAGGTCGCTTCAAGGATTACATTTCGGCCCCAAGGTTCGGCGTGTATAAATCGCTGCACACCACCGTGATGGGGCCGGGTGGTAAACCGCTGGAAGTCCAAGTACGCACGCACGAGATGCACTACAACGCAGAGTACGGCATCGCCGCGCACTGGCGTTATAAGGAAACCAAGGGCTCGCATTCCGGTGATCAGCAGGAAGTGGATCAAATTGCGTGGATGCGGCAGTTGCTGGACTGGCAAAAAGAGGCCGCAGATCCGAACGAATTCCTTGACTCGTTGCGCTATGACCTTTCCGCGAAGCAGATTTTCGCGTTTACCCCCAAGGGTGACGTTATCAATTTGCCGGTGAATTCGACGCCGGTGGACTTTGCCTATGCCGTGCATACCGAGGTCGGCCACCGCTGCATCGGTGCGAAGGTCAACGGCAAGTTGGTCGCGTTGGAATCCCAGCTGAAGAACGGCGACCGCGTGGAGATCTTTACTTCCAAGGACCTTAACGCCGGCCCGAGCCAAGATTGGCAAAAGTTCGTGGTATCGCCCCGGGCCAAGGCCAAAATTCGCCAGTGGTTTGCCAAGGAACGTAGAGAAGAGTCCCTGGAGGTGGGGCGCGACGCGTTGGCTGCGGAAATCCAGCGCGGAGGCTTGCCAAAACACCGCTTGTTGAACGCACATTCCATGAAGGAACTTGCAGCGCTGCTCAATTATGCGGATGTTGATGCCCTGTATACGGCGATTGGCGAGGGGCAGATTTCTGCGAAGCACGTCGTCGAACAGCTCACGTCTCTGTTTGGTTCCGAGGACGATGCCCAAGACGCACTTGTCGCGCGTGCTCCATTTTCCGAAATCGTGCAAGCCAAGAGTGCCGCTCGGAGCCAGGCCAGTGAAGGCAGCGGGATTTTGGTGCAGGGCAGCCCCGATGTCATGGCGAAACTGGCCAAGTGTTGCATGCCGGTGCCTGGTGATGAAATTTTCGGTTTCGTTACTCGCGGTGGAGGCGTCTCAGTGCACAGGGCGGATTGCACCAACGCCACCAAGTTGCGCGAGGAGCCGCAGCGCCTAATCGACGTCGCGTGGGGAGTCGAAGGCAGCTCGGTATTCTCGGCAAATCTCCAGCTGGAGGCGTTGGATCGACAAGGTCTGTTGCTGGAAATCACTCGGGTTATCAATGAGGAGCGTTTGACGACGACCGCCTTGAATATTCATACTGCGGACGACCGAGTTGCGATTGCGAAGTTTACCTTTGAGGTATCTGATACTAAGCAGCTGGGAGCTTTGATGACGCGTTTGCGAAATATTGAAGGTGTGTTCGACGTGTATCGGCTGACCTCAGGTGGTTAA